Proteins encoded by one window of Salvia splendens isolate huo1 chromosome 5, SspV2, whole genome shotgun sequence:
- the LOC121801990 gene encoding serine/arginine-rich splicing factor SR34A-like isoform X2 — protein MSGRFSRTIYVGNLPADIRESEVEDIFYKYGRILDIELKSPPRPPCYCFVEFENARDAEDAIRGRDGYSFDGCRLRVELAHGGRGPSSSSDRRGGGYSERGGGGGGGGGGGSGGGRFGVSRHSDYRVIVRGLPSSASWQDLKDHMRKAGDVCFAEVSRDSEGTYGLVDYTNYEDMKYAMRKLDDSEFKNPWTRTYIRVKEYKGSPSRSRSRSRSRSRSPRRRRSLPRSASRSPSASPVKPSRPRSRSRSRSRSKSRSASPLPARSGSA, from the exons ATGAGTGGCCGATTCTCTCGCACCATCTATGTTGGAAACCTCCCTGCTGATATCAGGGAATCAGAAGTCGAGGACATATTTTATAAG TATGGTCGCATCTTGGATATTGAACTGAAGAGTCCACCTCGTCCACCTTGCTATTGTTTCGTTGAG TTTGAGAATGCTCGGGATGCTGAAGATGCGATAAGGGGAAGAGATGGCTATAGCTTTGATGGCTGCCGTTTGAGG GTTGAACTTGCTCATGGTGGCAGAGGACCATCATCCTCTAGTGATCGTCGTGGTGGTGGTTATAGTGAAAGgggaggtggaggtggtgggGGAGGCGGAGGTGGCAGCGGTGGTGGCAGATTTGGTGTGTCCCGCCATTCTGATTATCGAG TGATTGTGCGTGGGCTTCCTTCTTCTGCTTCTTGGCAAGATTTAAAG GATCATATGCGGAAAGCTGGTGATGTGTGTTTTGCTGAAGTTTCCCGAGATAGTGAAG GAACGTACGGCCTAGTTGATTATACTAATTATGAGGACATGAAATATGCT ATGCGTAAGCTTGATGATAGTGAGTTCAAAAACCCTTGGACCAGAACTTATATCCGG GTGAAGGAATACAAGGGCAGTCCATCCCGAAGCCGAAGCAGGAGTCGCAGCAGAAGCAGAAGCCCGAGGAGGAGAAG GTCACTGCCCCGATCAGCTTCAAGATCACCCTCAGCATCGCCTGTCAAACCATCTCG ACCCAGATCGAGGTCCAGATCAAGATCAAGGTCCAAATCGAGGTCTGCATCCCCACTTCCG GCGAGGTCCGGCAGTGCCTGA
- the LOC121801990 gene encoding serine/arginine-rich splicing factor SR34A-like isoform X1, translating into MSGRFSRTIYVGNLPADIRESEVEDIFYKYGRILDIELKSPPRPPCYCFVEFENARDAEDAIRGRDGYSFDGCRLRVELAHGGRGPSSSSDRRGGGYSERGGGGGGGGGGGSGGGRFGVSRHSDYRVIVRGLPSSASWQDLKDHMRKAGDVCFAEVSRDSEGTYGLVDYTNYEDMKYAMRKLDDSEFKNPWTRTYIRVKEYKGSPSRSRSRSRSRSRSPRRRSRSLPRSASRSPSASPVKPSRPRSRSRSRSRSKSRSASPLPARSGSA; encoded by the exons ATGAGTGGCCGATTCTCTCGCACCATCTATGTTGGAAACCTCCCTGCTGATATCAGGGAATCAGAAGTCGAGGACATATTTTATAAG TATGGTCGCATCTTGGATATTGAACTGAAGAGTCCACCTCGTCCACCTTGCTATTGTTTCGTTGAG TTTGAGAATGCTCGGGATGCTGAAGATGCGATAAGGGGAAGAGATGGCTATAGCTTTGATGGCTGCCGTTTGAGG GTTGAACTTGCTCATGGTGGCAGAGGACCATCATCCTCTAGTGATCGTCGTGGTGGTGGTTATAGTGAAAGgggaggtggaggtggtgggGGAGGCGGAGGTGGCAGCGGTGGTGGCAGATTTGGTGTGTCCCGCCATTCTGATTATCGAG TGATTGTGCGTGGGCTTCCTTCTTCTGCTTCTTGGCAAGATTTAAAG GATCATATGCGGAAAGCTGGTGATGTGTGTTTTGCTGAAGTTTCCCGAGATAGTGAAG GAACGTACGGCCTAGTTGATTATACTAATTATGAGGACATGAAATATGCT ATGCGTAAGCTTGATGATAGTGAGTTCAAAAACCCTTGGACCAGAACTTATATCCGG GTGAAGGAATACAAGGGCAGTCCATCCCGAAGCCGAAGCAGGAGTCGCAGCAGAAGCAGAAGCCCGAGGAGGAGAAG CAGGTCACTGCCCCGATCAGCTTCAAGATCACCCTCAGCATCGCCTGTCAAACCATCTCG ACCCAGATCGAGGTCCAGATCAAGATCAAGGTCCAAATCGAGGTCTGCATCCCCACTTCCG GCGAGGTCCGGCAGTGCCTGA
- the LOC121805738 gene encoding 60S acidic ribosomal protein P1-like yields the protein MSVGELACTYAALVLHDDGIPITADKISTLLKAANLSVESYWPSLFAKLCEKRNVEDLIMNVGAGGGGGAVAVAAPTGAGGGAAAAAPAAEEKKKEEEKEESDDDMGFGLFD from the exons ATGTCGGTTGGAGAGCTCGCTTGCACCTACGCCGCTTTGGTCCTCCACGACGATGGAATTCCTATCACT GCGGATAAAATCTCGACTCTGTTGAAGGCTGCCAATTTGTCGGTTGAATCCTACTGGCCGAGCCTTTTCGCAAAGCTTTGCGAGAAGAGGAATGTAGAGGATCTCATCATGAACGTCGGCGCTGGTGGCGGCGGTGGCGCCGTTGCCGTCGCTGCCCCCACCGGCGCTGGTGGTGGTGCCGCTGCAGCTGCTCCTGCTGctgaggagaagaagaag GAGGAAGAAAAGGAGGAAAGTGATGATGACATGGGTTTTGGCTTGTTTGATTAA